GGCCCAGGTCCAAGACCGAGAGTTCGCCAAACTTGGAATCGACTTTAAGGGGCTGTTCGGACGCAAGCTCCAATTGATCGATTGCCAGAACATCTTCTGCGAAATCTCGAAGTACGCTCGAGTTGCGCATCCAGAAGTCCGCGGCGTTAGCGACCGTAAGCGCATCAAGCAGTCGTATCGGGCCTCCCTGCGCGCCGAGCCCGCCCCACTTTTTCCACCTCGTTGGCAACTGGAGGTTCCGTCAATGGATAACGGATTGACGTTGAAATCTTCAAGCCGCCAAGGACAGCTTTTCTAAAAAAAGCCGATTTCAGCTTGACTGGAATAAACAAAGCAAGCCAGCAAGGTTGGGGAGGGCTCGATGCTGAAATTATTTCGGGGAGAAAAAGGTGACCCGGGACCGAGAGGCGGCTTTTGGTCAGCCCAACGAATTCGTGCGCAGCACGAGAAAGCCACTCCCCTCTTCTGGGTGCCGAAAGAAGAGGACGACTCCGATCCCGGTCAGTACACTTTAGATGACGCGCAACTGAAGGCCGCTTCATACAATATCAAGATGGGGCGTGAAGCTTATGTGACCCCTGTCAGCGACACTGACCCGAAGAGCATCCGTAAACTCGAATCGAAAGAATCTTTTAGAATACCGCCGGGACAATTCGCTTTCTTGTTAACCGAGGAGGCTGTACGAGTTCCGCCTGATGCGTTCGCTCTTGTTGCACTTCGTGCTCGAGAACTTCAATTTAAGGGGCTGATCAACGTCTCCGGCTTCCACATCGACCCGGGATACGACGGACGCCTTGTCCTCGCAGTATATAATGCTGGCCCTAGCGAAGTTCATCTGAAAGCGGGGCAGGCCTTGTTCGAGGTATTTTTTGCTGACCTCGATGAGACGACTGAACGACCTTATGGCGGCGAACAAAGCAAAAGCAAAAAG
The genomic region above belongs to Sphingomonas sp. J315 and contains:
- a CDS encoding dCTP deaminase domain-containing protein encodes the protein MLKLFRGEKGDPGPRGGFWSAQRIRAQHEKATPLFWVPKEEDDSDPGQYTLDDAQLKAASYNIKMGREAYVTPVSDTDPKSIRKLESKESFRIPPGQFAFLLTEEAVRVPPDAFALVALRARELQFKGLINVSGFHIDPGYDGRLVLAVYNAGPSEVHLKAGQALFEVFFADLDETTERPYGGEQSKSKKPLFHIEPEAISAIAGEFETLKGLKNKIEEVESELDDRIRSLEREQTVTRWASALILGGLIAFGVRECSPKVVSAAEFTAGVGIDD